Proteins found in one Paenibacillus wynnii genomic segment:
- a CDS encoding GerMN domain-containing protein has product MKTKLGYAGLSILLMFIMSGCGEKPEASSSNPSQNSPAVVSGAGGNAVSSEGTGNSATEATAVPTDTATSVGTDNAAPTEKPVQNKKSETIEVYFTDSQLMDLVQAKADISYSASDEASKYGEAFKALQSSENPDLIPLWGKIELKSIKFENGQIVLDIHKPIEAQLGAGGESFALSALAKTLFQFKEVESIEVLLDGEKVESLMGHVDLEHPMTRDNS; this is encoded by the coding sequence ATGAAAACAAAATTGGGTTACGCAGGATTATCGATACTATTAATGTTTATTATGTCAGGATGCGGTGAGAAACCAGAGGCTTCATCTTCAAATCCATCGCAGAATTCTCCTGCGGTTGTCAGCGGAGCGGGCGGGAATGCTGTGAGTTCAGAGGGAACAGGAAATTCTGCCACTGAAGCCACTGCGGTACCTACTGATACTGCTACTTCCGTAGGTACCGACAATGCGGCACCGACAGAAAAGCCTGTTCAAAACAAAAAAAGTGAGACCATTGAAGTTTATTTTACCGATTCACAATTGATGGATTTGGTACAGGCAAAAGCTGATATTAGTTATAGTGCTTCAGATGAAGCCAGTAAGTACGGGGAAGCCTTTAAGGCACTGCAATCTAGTGAGAATCCAGATCTTATTCCTCTCTGGGGAAAGATTGAGCTAAAGTCCATAAAATTTGAGAATGGACAAATTGTATTAGATATCCATAAACCAATCGAGGCACAGCTTGGTGCAGGTGGTGAGTCCTTTGCCTTAAGCGCATTGGCAAAAACATTATTTCAGTTTAAAGAAGTAGAAAGCATTGAGGTTCTGCTGGACGGAGAGAAAGTGGAAAGTCTTATGGGGCATGTAGATCTAGAGCACCCTATGACCAGGGACAATAGTTAA
- a CDS encoding N-acetylmuramoyl-L-alanine amidase family protein, translated as MKKFCCMLLLLLFVLVLPESGHAATVTGKIFLDGKELTASQGVQVENVNGTVMAPLRMISQNLGYKVDWDQKSQMVTIGQQGKTIQLIVNQKSASVDDKTVILNTAPLLKNDTTFVPIRFISEQFGLTVGWDNQDKIVTLVTPVSAPDTGNDTGTGVVVPPVDTTNLTQVNGVSFNNNQLLITMQGASQPKATLLTNPNRLVVDFPNATFSDVFGTGQLLDPNLNGKLDVVGYPDVSGVRYSLFSTAPYTVRFVVDLNYAKNYTVSISEDENKLVIVDLNAEDSGETGALPGNSGRKLVVLDAGHGAKDSGAVGVTGKYEKAFNLAIVLKAAALLKKEKNIDVVLTRSDDTFLELKERAAIANNLNADLFISVHANSSASSRATGAETYYQRQASKAFATVMHKYLVPATGLSDRGVRYGNFHVIRETKMPAVLLEVGYLSNKGDEALLFTEALQNRVAAAMVSGIKEYLGIK; from the coding sequence ATGAAGAAATTTTGCTGTATGTTGTTGTTGCTGCTCTTTGTACTAGTGTTACCAGAAAGTGGACATGCCGCTACTGTGACCGGCAAGATTTTTCTGGACGGCAAAGAACTGACGGCGAGTCAGGGTGTCCAGGTAGAGAATGTGAACGGCACTGTCATGGCACCCCTCAGAATGATATCTCAGAATTTGGGATACAAGGTGGACTGGGATCAAAAGAGTCAAATGGTTACCATAGGTCAGCAAGGAAAGACTATCCAACTGATCGTGAATCAAAAGTCTGCATCTGTTGATGACAAGACTGTAATTCTTAATACCGCACCCTTACTTAAGAACGACACGACTTTTGTGCCGATTCGGTTCATCAGTGAACAATTTGGCCTTACAGTCGGTTGGGACAACCAGGATAAAATTGTGACTCTTGTGACTCCGGTAAGTGCTCCGGATACTGGTAATGATACAGGGACTGGCGTTGTAGTGCCACCGGTGGATACTACCAATCTCACTCAGGTAAATGGAGTAAGCTTTAACAACAATCAGCTACTGATTACCATGCAGGGGGCCTCACAGCCTAAAGCGACATTACTTACCAATCCTAATCGGTTAGTAGTTGATTTTCCGAACGCAACCTTTTCTGATGTATTTGGCACAGGACAGTTGTTGGATCCAAACTTAAACGGCAAGCTGGATGTAGTCGGATACCCGGATGTGTCCGGAGTCCGCTATTCACTATTTAGTACTGCTCCCTACACGGTTAGGTTCGTGGTAGATTTGAATTATGCCAAAAATTATACAGTTAGTATATCCGAAGATGAAAATAAACTGGTTATTGTTGATTTAAACGCCGAAGATTCTGGTGAAACAGGAGCTTTACCGGGTAATAGTGGGAGAAAGCTTGTTGTACTGGATGCAGGACATGGAGCTAAGGATTCAGGAGCAGTCGGCGTTACCGGTAAATATGAAAAGGCTTTTAATTTGGCTATTGTTCTAAAAGCAGCTGCGCTGCTGAAAAAAGAAAAAAATATCGACGTTGTGCTCACACGCAGTGATGATACATTTCTTGAACTCAAGGAACGGGCTGCAATCGCTAATAATCTAAATGCTGATTTATTTATTTCCGTGCATGCTAACAGCAGTGCGTCATCAAGAGCCACCGGTGCAGAGACGTATTATCAACGTCAAGCCAGCAAAGCGTTTGCTACTGTTATGCATAAATATTTGGTGCCTGCTACTGGACTGAGTGATCGGGGCGTTAGATACGGGAATTTCCATGTAATACGCGAAACCAAAATGCCGGCTGTTTTACTTGAAGTAGGATACTTAAGCAATAAGGGTGATGAAGCCCTGCTCTTTACAGAGGCTTTGCAAAATCGTGTTGCTGCTGCAATGGTAAGTGGCATTAAGGAATATCTCGGTATAAAATAA
- a CDS encoding dynamin family protein yields the protein MSAERAKFDKNRQINTNSVLPLLKTLMEQWGDAEAVRIFSELHRKERADELTLAFCGHFSAGKSSMINALCQSHVLPSGPIPTSANIVSIRSGNPRALIYPRSTNDDVAIKAWETTPEKLGEYCRNGGDYSAIEVWEEVPLLGSHGVLMDTPGVDSTDDAHQSATRSALHLADVVFYVMDYNHVQSENNLAFAKNLSDWGKPLYLIVNQIDKHREQEISLKEYQRQLENAFNQWGIRCAGLLFTSLKVENHNLNNWDSLVLLIKDLLERRDELLQYSLSCSIHHAAESALTSYREEQREEREELFAELSGADVRVINSELASIEEERELLENLMTKSRLELRTGLDDLLGNANLNPAEVRDLAGQYIESLNPSFRQGLWFTSAKKEKEQNSRLTAFSDLLSRQVNAQVEWHLTALLRTWAETLELWDKDTEQTLKLKLPVIQPGWLAGAVKPGTSGTGEALLNFCRSLSTEIKAQYRRAALELADELLAKLPPLIEERRAALALRELALGQQSRACAALAALDRAADARAAELAALLPPRRTLTPGSLPEVRATPRATAHSAAPPAAEPPLRTAAQPGPAAASPAAAPTPAGDRHRRLSAAAATLAAAAERLRREPAMASAARSLAARAGDLAGGRFTLALFGAFSAGKSSFANALLGEEVLPVSPHPATAAVNRILAPEGDFRHATAVVTMKTMEDFWGDITHSFNVLQLGEPRYDTWFSALDNLPLRGIHPSVLPHAGFLRAAAAGWEESKDRLGKVRTVDLEEYRLLVAEETRACFVQGIDLYYSSPLTESGIVLVDTPGADSLHARHTGVTFGYMKDADAICFVTYYNHAFSKADRSLLAQLGRIKDSFALDKMFFIINASDLASSEEELEEVRNHVAANLRAGGLTAPRIYSLSSLQALEGKRCGNHEVYESSRFGPFEEALAHFAGEELPGLSLAAARDSILSVRRRAEEWQAMASQEQSVREAGFQQQVKRRTQAEVRLSLLLTEERPRRDLHREGEELLYHVRQRLGFSFGRYFQESFHPSLLREDAGNLKDIFAACGRELWRTVQRELEQELWATTLRLEAKGRQLVRLTVGSAAEELAFSESETLFLLEEDQHWPPPKSVECQLQPLNWSNLWNDFKSPRHFFEGSGRDKIKSAVEPLLKEAVANAAVQLERALLTHYERCILEALQDSADHLRNLLSEQELAMSLDREGGDSAAGLSQLVRDLLDLEQSFDDLVDKVV from the coding sequence ATGAGCGCAGAGCGGGCCAAGTTCGATAAAAATAGACAAATAAATACTAACTCCGTACTTCCCTTACTTAAAACCTTAATGGAGCAATGGGGAGATGCGGAGGCTGTACGTATATTTTCTGAACTACACCGGAAAGAACGGGCCGATGAGCTGACATTAGCCTTCTGTGGGCACTTTTCAGCCGGAAAGTCCAGCATGATTAATGCTTTATGCCAGAGTCATGTACTTCCCTCAGGTCCAATTCCGACCAGTGCAAATATTGTATCGATTAGATCCGGGAATCCTCGTGCTCTTATTTATCCCCGTAGTACAAATGATGACGTAGCCATTAAAGCCTGGGAGACGACCCCTGAGAAGCTTGGTGAATACTGTCGTAATGGAGGAGATTACTCTGCCATTGAGGTATGGGAAGAAGTTCCCCTGCTTGGATCGCACGGAGTTCTCATGGATACTCCCGGAGTTGATTCTACAGATGATGCTCATCAGAGTGCTACCCGGTCGGCACTTCATCTAGCGGATGTCGTGTTCTATGTTATGGACTATAACCATGTACAATCGGAGAATAACTTGGCTTTTGCCAAAAATCTTAGTGATTGGGGCAAGCCGCTCTACCTTATAGTTAACCAGATCGACAAGCATAGGGAACAGGAAATATCGCTGAAGGAATATCAACGCCAATTAGAAAACGCTTTCAATCAATGGGGCATTCGTTGTGCAGGACTTCTATTTACTTCCCTAAAAGTAGAAAACCATAATCTAAATAACTGGGATAGCCTAGTATTGCTGATCAAAGATCTTTTGGAACGTCGGGATGAACTGCTGCAATATAGTTTGTCTTGTTCTATACATCACGCGGCAGAGTCCGCACTAACTTCTTATCGTGAAGAGCAGAGGGAGGAAAGAGAAGAACTTTTTGCGGAGCTGTCTGGTGCTGATGTAAGGGTTATTAACAGTGAACTGGCTTCTATAGAAGAAGAACGCGAATTGCTGGAAAATCTAATGACAAAGTCCCGACTAGAGCTTCGTACCGGTCTAGATGATCTGCTTGGCAATGCCAACCTCAATCCTGCGGAGGTCCGAGACCTTGCAGGTCAATATATAGAAAGTTTAAATCCGAGCTTTCGACAAGGCCTATGGTTCACTTCCGCTAAGAAGGAAAAGGAACAGAACAGCCGATTGACGGCTTTTAGTGATTTACTAAGCCGTCAGGTGAATGCTCAAGTGGAGTGGCATTTAACGGCTCTTTTAAGAACTTGGGCCGAAACTCTTGAACTTTGGGATAAAGATACGGAGCAAACACTGAAGCTTAAGCTTCCGGTCATTCAACCGGGATGGTTGGCCGGCGCGGTGAAGCCGGGAACCAGCGGTACGGGCGAGGCGCTGCTTAATTTCTGCCGAAGTCTTTCGACAGAAATTAAAGCTCAATACCGCCGTGCTGCGCTGGAGCTGGCAGATGAGCTGCTGGCGAAGCTACCGCCTCTGATCGAAGAGCGCCGCGCTGCGCTGGCGCTCCGCGAGCTCGCGCTCGGGCAGCAGTCGCGCGCCTGCGCCGCGCTCGCAGCCCTGGACCGCGCGGCGGACGCCCGCGCGGCTGAGCTTGCGGCGCTGCTGCCGCCGCGCCGGACCCTCACCCCCGGCAGCCTGCCGGAGGTGAGGGCAACCCCGCGGGCGACCGCGCACAGCGCAGCGCCGCCCGCGGCTGAGCCGCCGCTGCGCACGGCGGCTCAGCCGGGTCCCGCCGCCGCAAGTCCTGCGGCGGCCCCAACGCCGGCGGGCGATCGCCACCGCCGGCTATCCGCAGCCGCGGCGACGCTTGCGGCTGCGGCGGAACGGCTGCGCCGGGAGCCGGCCATGGCCTCGGCGGCACGCAGCCTCGCGGCGCGGGCGGGCGATCTCGCCGGCGGCCGCTTCACTCTGGCGCTGTTCGGAGCGTTCAGCGCCGGTAAATCCTCCTTCGCCAACGCCCTACTCGGCGAAGAAGTGCTGCCCGTGTCTCCTCACCCCGCCACGGCCGCGGTCAACCGCATCTTGGCGCCGGAAGGGGACTTCCGGCATGCTACCGCGGTTGTGACCATGAAGACAATGGAGGATTTCTGGGGAGATATTACCCATTCCTTTAACGTGCTGCAACTTGGTGAGCCTAGATATGACACATGGTTTTCTGCCTTGGATAACCTGCCCTTAAGGGGGATCCATCCTTCTGTACTGCCTCATGCCGGATTTCTAAGGGCAGCAGCCGCTGGCTGGGAAGAATCAAAAGATCGCTTAGGAAAAGTCCGTACCGTAGATTTAGAGGAATACCGCTTGCTTGTTGCAGAGGAGACACGGGCCTGCTTCGTACAGGGTATCGATCTATATTATTCAAGTCCGCTTACGGAAAGCGGTATTGTCCTTGTGGATACGCCGGGAGCCGATTCTCTCCATGCCCGTCATACGGGGGTTACCTTTGGATACATGAAGGATGCGGATGCGATTTGTTTTGTGACCTATTACAATCATGCTTTTTCTAAAGCGGATCGAAGTCTCTTGGCACAGTTAGGGCGAATTAAAGACAGCTTTGCACTGGATAAAATGTTCTTCATTATCAATGCCTCAGACCTTGCCTCAAGCGAAGAAGAATTGGAAGAGGTAAGGAATCATGTGGCTGCCAATTTACGTGCAGGGGGACTTACTGCACCGCGTATCTACAGTCTTTCCAGCCTGCAAGCGCTGGAAGGCAAGAGATGTGGCAATCATGAAGTATATGAATCCTCCCGATTCGGACCCTTTGAGGAGGCTCTGGCCCATTTTGCAGGTGAAGAACTGCCTGGGCTTTCCTTAGCAGCAGCACGAGACAGTATCCTCTCCGTCCGCCGCCGCGCTGAGGAATGGCAGGCGATGGCTTCCCAGGAACAAAGTGTGCGTGAAGCCGGGTTTCAACAACAGGTAAAACGACGCACTCAAGCTGAAGTAAGGTTATCCCTGTTATTGACGGAGGAGCGGCCACGCCGCGACCTGCACCGTGAAGGTGAGGAGCTGCTGTATCATGTAAGGCAACGGCTTGGATTCTCATTTGGTCGTTACTTTCAAGAGTCTTTTCATCCATCATTGCTCCGAGAAGATGCCGGGAATCTGAAAGACATCTTTGCAGCTTGCGGACGGGAGCTTTGGCGTACAGTCCAGCGTGAGCTGGAGCAGGAGCTCTGGGCGACCACCCTGCGTCTGGAAGCAAAAGGTCGTCAGCTGGTCCGTCTAACTGTCGGTTCTGCGGCAGAGGAACTAGCCTTTTCTGAAAGTGAGACTTTGTTCCTCTTGGAGGAAGATCAACATTGGCCCCCCCCTAAGAGCGTGGAATGTCAGCTTCAACCGCTGAATTGGTCTAATCTATGGAATGATTTCAAATCACCCCGGCATTTTTTTGAAGGCTCTGGACGGGATAAAATTAAATCTGCTGTTGAACCTCTGCTAAAGGAAGCTGTTGCTAATGCTGCGGTTCAACTGGAAAGAGCGCTGCTTACTCATTATGAACGCTGCATTTTAGAAGCCTTGCAGGACTCTGCTGACCACCTTCGGAATTTATTGTCCGAGCAGGAATTAGCCATGTCGCTGGACCGGGAAGGAGGTGATTCAGCAGCGGGATTAAGTCAACTAGTCCGTGATTTATTAGATTTGGAACAATCTTTCGACGATCTGGTGGACAAAGTTGTGTGA
- a CDS encoding N-acetylmuramoyl-L-alanine amidase family protein — MRKAGLRLLLLLLLPLLLMSFIGREASAAGSGKIILDNKELVLPSGVVLENTNGSVMIPIRVVVENLGFEVLWEQKTHKVTVRQDGRSVELAVGSKKANAGGVLLDLNTAPKQTGGTVLVPIRFVGEQFGLKVGWDNSDKTVYLTGVTPATSEGANNSDGSGYALDVPVNTPNETPNSTPPSGTEGNPAVTVTQVKGAIFTENRLIVASSGAVKPTVTTMNNPYRIVVDFPGTSFAADFTGGIGGISTNGGLQGKLDVTGYPQVAEVRYALFSNTPTTVRFVIQMTGSSPYQVVTDDISGLTTIDLNLPSSGVGPIGGITGGGKPIVVLDAGHGGTQPGAISVTKKMEKDFNLSVILKAASLLEQQGGVTVLLTRTDDRTLGLQDRVNIAKNANANIFVSLHANAMPSSTANWNKVNGSETYYSRNESLLLAQIMHKHLVAGTGLKDNGVRSKSLHVTRETTMPAVLLEAGYLTNSSDEASLYSEELQNNLAREIVAGIMEYLGL, encoded by the coding sequence ATGAGGAAAGCCGGACTGCGACTACTGCTTCTGCTGCTGTTGCCCTTATTATTGATGTCGTTCATCGGTCGGGAAGCATCTGCTGCAGGAAGCGGCAAAATTATTCTCGATAACAAGGAACTTGTCCTGCCCTCAGGAGTGGTTCTTGAGAACACTAACGGGAGTGTTATGATCCCCATCAGAGTGGTTGTAGAAAACCTTGGATTCGAAGTGCTGTGGGAACAGAAAACTCACAAGGTAACTGTACGTCAAGACGGCAGAAGCGTAGAACTTGCAGTCGGGAGTAAGAAAGCCAACGCAGGCGGAGTATTGCTCGATCTGAATACTGCACCTAAGCAAACGGGCGGTACAGTGCTTGTGCCTATTCGTTTTGTTGGCGAGCAATTTGGGCTCAAGGTAGGTTGGGATAACAGTGATAAGACCGTTTATTTAACCGGGGTCACCCCTGCTACTTCTGAAGGCGCTAACAATAGTGATGGCTCAGGTTATGCGTTAGATGTACCTGTGAATACGCCGAACGAAACACCGAATTCCACTCCACCTTCTGGAACTGAGGGAAATCCGGCAGTGACGGTTACTCAGGTAAAAGGTGCCATATTCACAGAGAATCGGTTAATTGTAGCTTCGTCTGGCGCAGTGAAGCCAACTGTAACTACGATGAACAATCCTTATCGCATTGTAGTAGATTTTCCGGGAACCTCATTCGCTGCAGATTTTACAGGCGGAATAGGAGGCATATCAACAAATGGAGGTCTACAAGGAAAGCTGGATGTTACCGGTTATCCTCAAGTAGCAGAAGTCAGGTATGCGCTTTTCAGTAACACTCCTACTACCGTTCGTTTTGTCATCCAAATGACGGGCAGCAGTCCTTATCAGGTGGTAACAGATGACATCTCCGGGTTAACTACCATAGATCTCAATTTACCTTCGAGCGGTGTAGGTCCCATAGGAGGGATAACTGGAGGAGGCAAGCCTATTGTTGTTCTCGATGCCGGCCATGGAGGAACCCAGCCGGGCGCGATCAGCGTAACTAAAAAGATGGAAAAAGACTTTAATCTTTCAGTTATTCTGAAAGCAGCAAGCTTGTTGGAGCAGCAAGGAGGAGTAACCGTTCTATTGACCCGTACGGATGACCGTACACTTGGGCTGCAGGACCGGGTTAATATTGCTAAAAATGCGAATGCCAATATATTCGTCTCTCTACATGCCAATGCAATGCCTTCTTCAACTGCCAATTGGAATAAAGTGAACGGGAGCGAGACCTACTACAGTCGTAATGAAAGTCTTTTATTAGCTCAAATTATGCATAAGCATCTTGTGGCGGGGACGGGCTTAAAAGACAATGGGGTAAGAAGCAAGAGTTTGCATGTGACCAGAGAGACAACGATGCCCGCTGTTCTGCTGGAAGCAGGATATTTGACGAATAGCAGCGATGAGGCATCCCTATACAGTGAGGAATTGCAGAATAACTTGGCGAGGGAAATTGTTGCGGGAATTATGGAATACCTTGGCCTGTAG
- a CDS encoding S-layer homology domain-containing protein: MYGNHKSGRPARGYSSKAVSAILAGAIALSGASAVYADGATAVAATTSTTPATTGTATASAFSDVKSGLWAEKHIYKLAAQGIVIGNNGNFRPSDPVTQQEAVLMALRFMKLQNMVDKDAQVALPTDFKVSNYYKAYVVLAFQQKLLDKTLEMDPSNLKTSWGERKATREWIAEVLIRALGKGAAAVAVANEPTGFADDAKVSANKRGYINAAVDLGLANGLDGNRFDPQGVVTRAQLATFLSRAQAHNTLVYDNTTTGTVSELKDGKITIYDNGKLSTFNLVSSTAYFSSASEIKGSLSDIKPYTKVMVIGTNSNAAYVEVIDPKQQVESIQGSFAMITNNKLFMKTADGYPEYVIDAATSFLDVNGAKIEPSSIAPDSLIKLLRETYTSSRKVVSVQVTSGVINKNGTGTMKSIDLNGKSITFKNAAGVEETFKWNDSTIFRYQNVILGAAELKVGSAVKYTITNNLIQSVEVTESVERTLQGTLYELSSSSVVYKKSDGTKEVKLLGAAPVIVIPGITNPLASDLIADAVGGDNIRLTLNSSDQVTKIEVTSRQIELFASLTVVSYNVKNKLLTALDSSNKAHLFTLDDKTKLTNEGTVPTLANIGNFLTEGRKVAVSAIGQRTFSLEVVTKYEGTVTSINTATQKIVVKTNEGQSITLPFPISVDIFGRTNATIADVAVGNTVSAVLAGNQEVISVLRVKAIQQVVVTFLDTANNRMNVKWAGGTGNIYTSGAVLNNEAGETLKLTDFKVGDYVNLVSIGSSPVSLQLVKLTTGQVLSLDTTGGTLTVKNFAGTTQSFLSGNNVKIIRASGTSTSLSSLAVSERVELRKEADGSTIIRVLPMLSRYYSRYESLSNQVVVKRDSINDENYRFQLASNAYIHQGDTTLTVQSLKENDNITVYFNNDVIIEIVKQ; encoded by the coding sequence TTGTACGGAAATCATAAGTCAGGTCGTCCCGCAAGGGGCTATTCTTCTAAAGCGGTATCCGCAATACTTGCAGGAGCCATAGCACTCAGCGGCGCTAGTGCAGTATATGCCGATGGCGCAACTGCAGTAGCCGCAACTACTAGCACAACTCCGGCAACAACAGGTACGGCAACTGCTAGTGCATTTAGTGATGTGAAAAGTGGACTTTGGGCTGAGAAGCATATCTACAAGCTTGCAGCTCAAGGCATCGTTATCGGAAATAACGGAAATTTCCGTCCTAGTGATCCTGTAACTCAACAGGAAGCCGTACTCATGGCTTTACGTTTTATGAAGCTTCAGAATATGGTTGATAAAGATGCTCAAGTAGCTCTACCCACTGATTTCAAGGTTTCGAATTATTATAAGGCATATGTTGTATTAGCCTTCCAGCAGAAGCTCCTGGACAAGACGCTAGAGATGGATCCGAGTAATCTGAAGACATCCTGGGGTGAGCGTAAAGCGACACGGGAATGGATTGCCGAAGTGTTAATTCGTGCACTTGGTAAAGGTGCAGCTGCAGTCGCCGTAGCAAATGAGCCTACCGGCTTTGCCGATGACGCTAAGGTGTCAGCAAACAAACGGGGATATATAAATGCTGCTGTTGATCTAGGCTTGGCTAATGGTCTAGACGGCAATCGCTTTGATCCGCAAGGAGTTGTGACACGAGCGCAGCTTGCAACTTTTCTCAGCCGTGCGCAAGCACACAACACACTTGTCTACGACAATACTACAACCGGAACGGTAAGTGAGTTGAAAGACGGTAAGATCACGATTTACGACAATGGTAAATTATCAACCTTCAATCTTGTCTCAAGCACGGCCTATTTCTCAAGTGCCTCCGAAATCAAAGGCAGCCTAAGTGATATTAAGCCCTATACAAAGGTAATGGTAATTGGTACTAACAGTAATGCAGCCTATGTTGAAGTTATCGATCCTAAGCAGCAGGTTGAGAGTATTCAGGGCAGTTTTGCTATGATTACGAACAATAAACTTTTCATGAAGACCGCTGACGGTTATCCTGAATACGTAATCGATGCAGCTACTTCGTTTTTGGATGTAAATGGGGCCAAAATTGAGCCGTCTTCCATCGCTCCAGATAGCCTGATAAAGTTGTTGCGTGAGACTTATACCAGCTCCAGAAAGGTAGTCTCTGTTCAGGTGACTTCGGGAGTAATTAACAAAAACGGTACAGGAACAATGAAAAGCATCGATCTGAACGGTAAAAGCATCACATTCAAAAATGCAGCGGGTGTAGAAGAGACCTTCAAATGGAACGATTCGACCATCTTCCGCTATCAGAATGTCATTTTGGGTGCTGCAGAGCTGAAGGTCGGTTCAGCTGTGAAGTATACAATTACTAATAACTTAATCCAATCTGTTGAGGTCACTGAGTCGGTAGAACGGACTTTGCAAGGTACTCTTTATGAGCTTAGCAGTTCTTCCGTAGTCTATAAAAAAAGTGATGGTACCAAAGAAGTGAAACTGCTTGGTGCGGCCCCGGTAATCGTTATCCCAGGGATCACAAATCCCTTGGCTTCTGATTTGATTGCGGATGCTGTCGGCGGTGATAATATCCGGTTGACCTTGAATAGCAGCGATCAAGTTACCAAAATTGAAGTAACCAGTCGCCAAATTGAACTTTTTGCCAGTCTGACAGTAGTATCTTATAATGTGAAAAATAAGCTGTTGACTGCCTTGGACAGCAGTAATAAAGCCCACTTGTTTACATTGGATGATAAAACTAAGCTGACCAATGAGGGAACGGTTCCTACCTTGGCTAATATAGGTAACTTTTTAACTGAAGGACGTAAAGTTGCAGTAAGCGCAATTGGACAACGGACATTTTCATTGGAAGTTGTGACAAAGTATGAGGGTACGGTCACCTCGATCAATACAGCAACCCAGAAGATTGTAGTAAAAACGAATGAAGGTCAAAGTATTACACTTCCATTCCCGATTTCCGTTGATATATTCGGACGTACGAATGCAACTATAGCGGATGTTGCCGTTGGGAATACAGTTTCTGCAGTGCTTGCAGGTAATCAGGAAGTGATATCGGTATTAAGAGTCAAAGCCATACAGCAAGTTGTAGTTACCTTCTTGGATACAGCGAATAATCGAATGAATGTAAAATGGGCTGGGGGTACCGGCAATATTTATACATCAGGTGCGGTGCTGAATAATGAAGCAGGTGAAACTCTTAAATTAACTGATTTTAAAGTGGGCGATTATGTTAATCTCGTATCTATCGGATCCTCACCGGTATCCTTGCAATTGGTTAAACTTACTACAGGACAAGTCTTGTCTTTAGATACAACTGGAGGAACTTTAACAGTCAAGAACTTTGCAGGTACAACGCAGTCATTCTTGTCAGGCAACAACGTGAAGATCATCCGTGCCAGCGGCACTAGCACATCTTTGAGCAGTCTTGCTGTGTCAGAAAGAGTAGAATTGCGCAAAGAGGCTGACGGATCTACTATCATTCGTGTGCTGCCTATGCTTAGTCGTTATTACTCCCGTTATGAAAGTTTATCGAACCAAGTAGTAGTTAAGCGTGATAGCATAAATGACGAGAATTATCGTTTCCAACTCGCCTCAAATGCTTATATTCACCAAGGTGACACGACATTAACAGTGCAATCTCTCAAAGAAAATGATAATATTACAGTATATTTCAATAACGATGTAATTATTGAAATTGTGAAACAATAA
- the nth gene encoding endonuclease III gives MKVADVRHILDTMGNMFPEAHCELNHSNAFELTIAVLLSAQCTDATVNKVTVDLFQKYKAPLDYISVPLEELEQDIRRIGLYRNKAKHIQSLCSILIEQYGGEVPQAHDQLVTLPGVGRKTANVVVSNAFGVPAIAVDTHVERVSKRLALAGWKDSVLEVEKKLMKAVPREEWTLTHHRLIFFGRYHCKAQNPQCQVCPLLDVCREGKKRMKMSLIRKDKDSATKTKLKN, from the coding sequence ATGAAAGTTGCAGATGTCCGCCACATTCTGGATACCATGGGAAACATGTTTCCGGAAGCTCATTGCGAGTTAAATCATAGCAATGCATTTGAGCTGACGATTGCCGTATTATTATCTGCTCAATGTACGGATGCGACGGTGAACAAAGTAACCGTGGACCTGTTCCAAAAGTATAAAGCCCCTCTGGACTACATTTCAGTTCCACTAGAGGAGCTGGAACAAGACATCAGACGAATCGGACTATACCGGAATAAGGCCAAGCATATTCAGAGTCTATGTTCCATACTGATTGAACAGTATGGAGGCGAAGTGCCGCAGGCGCATGATCAACTGGTCACCTTGCCAGGAGTCGGACGAAAAACGGCGAATGTAGTGGTTTCCAATGCTTTTGGAGTTCCCGCTATAGCTGTTGACACGCATGTGGAGCGAGTATCTAAGCGGCTTGCTTTGGCCGGCTGGAAAGATAGCGTGCTGGAAGTTGAAAAGAAGCTGATGAAGGCTGTTCCGAGAGAGGAATGGACATTAACACACCATAGGCTCATTTTTTTCGGACGCTATCATTGTAAAGCCCAGAATCCGCAGTGCCAGGTATGTCCACTTCTAGATGTGTGCCGTGAAGGTAAGAAACGTATGAAAATGTCGCTGATCAGGAAAGATAAAGATTCTGCGACCAAAACTAAACTAAAGAATTAG